The Clostridia bacterium genome includes a region encoding these proteins:
- a CDS encoding exoribonuclease R: protein MLPEVQFSEARRQFSALYDSIYNALRPAVVRRGRDEEVLLLRKDLLRSVLERFPLRVELLREDDGSVTLALDQLELVVNAGSRDEAVKELVKELRTYAQDYLERAPLFLNAPNRRAHLPYVLRIALCRSEDEVRALLEMPCLQGSES from the coding sequence ATGCTTCCGGAAGTGCAGTTCTCCGAGGCGCGGCGTCAGTTTAGCGCCCTGTACGATAGCATCTATAACGCCCTCCGGCCCGCGGTGGTTCGGCGGGGGAGGGACGAGGAAGTGTTGCTCCTGCGTAAGGATCTGTTAAGGTCGGTCCTGGAGCGATTTCCCCTTAGGGTGGAGCTATTGAGGGAGGACGATGGCTCGGTTACTTTGGCCTTAGATCAATTGGAGCTAGTGGTCAATGCCGGGTCCCGGGATGAAGCAGTGAAGGAGCTGGTGAAGGAGCTTAGGACGTATGCCCAGGACTATCTGGAGCGGGCTCCGCTGTTCCTGAACGCGCCCAATCGGCGAGCCCACCTGCCTTACGTGCTGCGCATCGCCTTGTGCCGTAGTGAGGACGAGGTCAGAGCGCTACTGGAAATGCCGTGCCTCCAAGGTTCAGAGAGCTAA
- a CDS encoding chordopoxvirus fusion protein: MVPALAEVTKKLREVFPEKQAQVLVELVELANQLVKASDFVELKQVVKELAEAQKRTEKRVEELAEAQKQSEVRLTRLEATVQELAEAQKRTERRMEELAQAQAELAQAQQRTEAALQKLAEEHLETRRQLGGLAMTVGYTLENEAYKALPALLKRDYGLAVQGRLKRSYVPLADGEYLEVNVLGDGVLQGRPVKIVGESKAQLSQNDVDRFIRRKLRLLREVFPDLFPVLITHMVTAPQVEEYARSKGIALYYSYDF; this comes from the coding sequence GTGGTGCCGGCGCTGGCGGAGGTTACCAAGAAACTGAGGGAAGTGTTCCCGGAAAAGCAGGCGCAGGTGCTGGTGGAATTAGTGGAACTGGCCAACCAGCTGGTGAAGGCCAGCGACTTCGTTGAGCTGAAACAGGTGGTCAAGGAACTGGCCGAAGCGCAGAAGCGCACGGAAAAGCGGGTGGAGGAACTGGCCGAAGCCCAGAAGCAGAGCGAGGTCAGGCTGACCCGGCTGGAAGCGACGGTCCAGGAGCTGGCAGAGGCTCAAAAGCGCACCGAGCGGCGGATGGAGGAGCTGGCACAGGCACAGGCGGAACTGGCACAGGCACAGCAACGCACCGAGGCGGCGCTGCAGAAGCTCGCCGAGGAGCACCTGGAAACGCGGCGCCAGCTCGGCGGCCTGGCCATGACCGTGGGCTACACCCTGGAAAACGAGGCCTACAAGGCCCTGCCCGCCCTGCTGAAGCGGGACTACGGCCTGGCCGTTCAGGGGAGGCTCAAGCGCTCCTACGTGCCGCTGGCCGACGGCGAGTACCTCGAGGTAAACGTCCTGGGTGACGGCGTCCTCCAGGGCCGGCCGGTGAAGATCGTCGGCGAAAGCAAGGCCCAGCTCTCCCAGAACGACGTGGACCGGTTCATCAGGAGAAAGCTGAGGCTGCTCCGGGAAGTATTCCCCGACCTCTTCCCGGTGCTCATCACCCACATGGTCACCGCTCCCCAGGTGGAGGAGTACGCCCGGTCCAAGGGGATCGCCCTCTACTACTCCTACGACTTCTAA